In a single window of the Micromonospora sp. WMMD1155 genome:
- a CDS encoding siderophore-interacting protein, giving the protein MKRNWEALVLKAMGGRDFRLTVLGTESIDGHYQRLLLDGGGLLEACGVHPTMWIRLWFDNDGRAHQRAYTLVDPDPVTGRFTLEFAIHDGCAARWATTAQIGDTISATVQGSAFELPDPAPEHLYLVGDAASLPAVNSLLDAGADIPATVWLEYAHDGEKALAPRARAHHDVTWVPRRDGGQHLVDTVCAALPTGGAGHYWVACEAATTRGITRHIRRTLGVDKDRVTSLGYWKAA; this is encoded by the coding sequence CCGAGTCGATCGATGGCCACTATCAGCGGCTCCTGCTCGACGGTGGCGGCCTGCTGGAGGCGTGCGGCGTGCACCCCACGATGTGGATCCGGCTGTGGTTCGACAACGACGGCCGGGCGCACCAGCGGGCGTACACACTCGTCGACCCTGACCCGGTCACCGGCCGCTTCACACTCGAATTCGCCATCCACGACGGCTGCGCCGCCCGCTGGGCCACCACCGCCCAGATCGGCGACACCATCAGCGCGACGGTCCAGGGCAGCGCGTTCGAACTGCCCGACCCGGCTCCCGAGCACCTCTACCTCGTCGGGGACGCGGCCTCCCTGCCCGCGGTGAACAGCCTGCTCGACGCCGGTGCCGACATCCCGGCGACGGTCTGGCTGGAGTACGCCCACGACGGCGAGAAGGCCCTCGCGCCGCGCGCCCGAGCGCACCACGACGTCACCTGGGTTCCTCGGCGCGACGGGGGTCAACATCTCGTCGACACGGTCTGCGCGGCCCTGCCGACCGGCGGCGCGGGGCACTACTGGGTGGCCTGCGAGGCGGCCACGACCCGTGGCATCACCCGACACATCCGGCGGACGCTGGGTGTCGACAAGGACCGGGTCACCTCCCTCGGCTACTGGAAAGCCGCATGA